In Rhopalosiphum padi isolate XX-2018 chromosome 3, ASM2088224v1, whole genome shotgun sequence, the genomic stretch aatttacttttgtcagtccataaaatatgattaattaataacggATTAACTTCAGACGTCACCATAAATcaggaaataaaatttaattttttttctggatACGTAAATGTTGTACAAGGTCTGGTTTGTAAGGgtgtagtttgttttttttttaaattttatgaattacagTTTTAGATACACCAACTTCGTGTAAAATGTGTTTAACAGACGAACGTAGATTAAGATGTACGTATGCTAAGACTTGGATTTCAATATCCTCATTAATATTTGGATCTACACGAAGTTGTTGTTGAACAGCATTTGTTCTATTGAATGAACCGTTTTTTATTAACGACTTTTCAAACTTTTGAACATAAGTAAAATAGGGATGGTAGTATGGTACCTATCTGGATATTGCCGGGCGTACATTCTTGTTGCTTCTCGTGCATTTTTGTTACATTTTCCATAGACTAACAGTGATTGAACTTTTTCatgattattcatttatatttaaaaaaaaattcaaactataactttataagattGACAACGAATAGAAAACGTCGAACTACTAAGAACGCAATGACACATGAGACATGACTGATAATGAGtcgtataatatctaatatcaaaataggtaataacattttaataggtaGATTTAGGTAGATAACAAAAAGAAAAaccaatactttttataatattagtaataataattttgacgaaacgaaaatacacacaattataaataaaataaatgttcaaatgtttatgaatGTTACTTAGATTTGAGACTTGTTCTATTCAAATCTACACAACTAGACACTTTCGAATAATTTATGCAATAGGTAATTTCTGTAAAttgaattgtaaataaaaatgtataatattattagaaaaaatacaaatttagaattttattttctgaaaatacatgtttatttttaaaaaaattatataatttctataatttcatTATAGTGTGTAATAATAGAGGATATGAGCAGAATTGCTAACCTAATGTACCTATACTGCTATGTTTTCCGAAATAGTGTAAATCAACCATATTAGGTAACTGAGTACTTGTAGTATTAAGTGTTTGTGTGGCATTTCCCTCTGTGTCGCAGTGTCGTGTTGAATCGTAGTTATTTAAATCGTTTAGGTTTAACCTTAAAtttagttatgtatatatatgattaaaaattatttttagaaggaATAAATAACAGGTTTTTCCAGTgatgttcaaataattttgtcaaGGGTATATTTTGTAGATTGATTTCTTAACATgcactatgattattattatatataaaacacattaaaaacatatttaaaggaTTATAGACAAATATAGTTTATCAAAAACTGGTCGGGGTTTGggaacctattatataatatgggtaCCTAATTCTGCGAGGTTaggttaaacaatttttttttatatataagtttacagagatatttatttctttatattttttcctttttggCTACCAGTGAACTTTAAGCATCAACTCGAGGATAGGAACAAATGTTTATGTTGAcatgttgattatattttagtgatCTGATTGTATGTTGTATTGTAATTCTCAATTTCATATGCTAGGGAAATTGAAAAATGCTTAGCTGTTGTCTATAACTTAAGCATGCCATCAATTTAGTATTTGTGTTTAGACACATTGCAttgatatagtttttaatatatgtttatttacgtAAATTGAACGGACACATATGAGATGGTCATTACTCATTTTGAACATATAGATTTTGTATActacttatataaatgtattagacTTTTTAAGTTTCGTTTTACTATCGCGCATTTTAGAGATATAGAGAACGGCAAAATAATGAATCGGTGTcaaatgtcttttttttttattctttccataaataataatgtacattgtattaTGTTTGGCAAgactgtttatttaaaaataacaattgccaataaatataatatattattaaaaaaaaaccagaatgACCGTGGGGTAACTGATAGGTGTGTTGAGACCAAGCATTGATGATGTACGATACCTATACAATGGCTGGGTCACGCTctaatacgtatttaaaatcattaacatttccaaaaatcagaaatcCCTCTTAACACTTGCTGTTTAAGGTGCTGCATTCCAGTACCATTTCGTCACCTAAGAACCATTATGGCCAATCTCAGCTTTCCCAACTTTTTAGGATGAAGAAAAACGTGTTTTGTTGTTAGGAATTTTGATTGTTAGTATAcctcttaatattaattaactctAAAACGTGTACTTTAtctttctaaataattattattatcaaaaatgtatttttactaaaatttcgTGAGATTGGCCTTGATAtcgtaatatttatactttaaataggccatgataaggataaaaaaaatagttccctgaaacaaaaaatattataaaataatattattatggttttatttttttattttaaaatttataacaaaataactttaaGTCTCTCACTCTCTTTGTAAGAcataatgtattacaattttattttcttaaaataaaatttcttatattaatacttaaacatacatttttaaaacttttaactttttaattgaatatatttaaatgaaaactagGTATCATAACAACAGTTCTATTTTCAATCTTTCTATCCCAGTTTTGTAGCTTTTTTAGCTTTTTCTTTTTCTGCCTTCTTACTTTGCCTGTAGGAGATATTTGTATGAGGAAGAAGGTCATAGTAATTGTGACAGTTGGAAGGACTAGTTTTATATCTTGCAAATCTTTCCACTTGTCTTTAGGTATTTTTACTTGGCCACTGTTGAGAGGTGGGGATATTATTGTACCTGTTCTAATATTTGTCTTGGGCCTAATAGGAAGAGATTGAAGTTCAGTAAAAAAATCTAGAGCATACGTTATTTGGCCAGAAGAATTGTACTGCAGCCATCTCAAGTCAGTAACTACTGGATCACCATTTTTCTTCCCTGATGATGGTATCATAAATCATGAGGTTAGACTTTAAAAAATCTCTGAAGAATTGCCAATTGACAAATTTTACTCTGTAGGGAAACGGATTTTTTCGGGCATTCTTTGTTATGTCAATCAATTGGGATGGTAAATAAATATCCCCGTTTCTCATTGCTCCTTCTAGGACACTGTGGACATTATCTGCCTCCATTTGTGTATACCTTTTTTCCaagtatttttgattaattgtaacattttttctaataatcaaATCCAAGAGGGTATTGGACAAAATTGAGTTTCTATTTTGATAAGtgcagccatctaaaaaaatgttgacgATAGGTATTGGCCCAGATTTATACAGCAGTTCCTCTACTGCACCTATAAGACATGATGGAAACGATGATGCTACTAGATCTGTCTGAGATTCGTCAAACCAGTAACAAATTACGTCGTGAGTTACCAAGTTATATACCGTGAAATTATGTACTgccaatttcattttataatacaatgagCTGGCTTGAATCTGAGGTATCAATTTAACTGCCATTAGGTCACAACATAAAGTATAGCATTTTTTGTCTGCCTCCTTTTGTGCTGTGGCTTCGTCCATTCTTTTTCTGTGAGCATTAAAACTGTTATCAGATAAATTACCAGCATTGTATTGATCACAGAGATCACATTGGTCTTTTCGGGGACTAAAGATGGCAATTTTTTCAGCTCTACACATTCTATCAAATGAAAACCTACTGAGCGGCAGTACAGATGCATTATTTGAATACTCGATGTATAACTGATATAATTgagaatgtaatttaatatctgATTGTACATAAATCTTTGAAGAACTTTGGCGACAATAATGAGATGGAAGTTTTGGAATCTCATCTAAGAACACTTTCATAGTTTCTTGTCGAAAGTTGATGGGAGAGAGTTCAGTTTGGAGAGTGACATGTTGCTGTTGATTCTTCTGAACAAGTGGTGTATGTTCCTCAAGATTACTGCTTGTTTCTTCAGAAAAAGTAGAGCTTCTTCTTCATCAGATACAGTTCCTAAGGAAGAGTAACTAGCTATTCAGCGTTTGATTGTTGACCATTTCAAGTCCAATGAATTTGTAAACATACTTTTACAGACTGGTACACGATTATCtccaacttttaaattatatatataagtatttccTCGGCGTGATGGTTTACCTTTTGTTGTTTTCAGCTGCATTTCTTTCACCTCAATCATTGcacaaacaaacatttttttttcaggccAGGTCATTTCTTTCCAAAAACAATCAAAGAGAGCTGCTCTCTGTTGTTTACTTATTTAGTCACAGTTCTTGGTTTTCTGTTTAGAACAAAATTTTCTTTTACATGCTGGGCCCAACTTCCTTTCTTGTTTTGGAGTATCTTGTACCATTCTGGTTTTTTCCTTATTTACTCTTCGATATCCTGTATAGATTTCACCCATCAGTCTTCTACGTTTGCACTCGTTTTTATTCCACGATTTTGGACCAGGAACATATTTTGGTTGTCTCTTTTTGCGGACAGTACCATAGTTCTCAAGTCCATCACTTGACAAGGGGATAAATTCTTCATTTGGTGAATCTAATCCAGTGCTGACTTGAGAAACAGTACTGGGATTTGAGTTGatttacttataactaataCTGTAGAAGAGGTATTCTTGTTCAGATTGAATAATAGATCcattatcaaaaacaaattccATAGCATCCAAATCCAAAAtatcaaaatctttaaaaacaatattataaaagctAATTTTAGAGAAACAAGGTTAAATATCCTTCAAAACTAGAcacatattaagtattaaagacaaaattattaaaattcattcttaaaaaataaaataaaagctttTAAGTATAGACACtagttaatatacaatatttaattgaatcttACATTTTGTATAGTGTCATCTTTTAGCATTGACTGATCAGTTTTTTCTATAACTATTGTTTCAACACTTAATTAttctatcataaaataaaaaataaaaatgttaagattAACACTAATTTACACCAAATGTTTAATTGAAGCTTACATTTTGTATGGTGTTATCTTTTGAAGGATTTTCTATTTCAGTAAAATATCTGAAATCATTGGATAGTAGCCAACTTTCTACATTTTcctaataattgaattaaatattttattataataaaataaaccattcATTCATagatacatcaatataatatccaatctaaaataatattttataccaatagTGCTTACTTTATTAGGATTAGgtttatctgttttttttatttcagcaaATAACTGTTTTGGAACTAACccctataattaaaatatacatattgtgttAACTTAATACTTACTGATGAAACTGcaattagaattttattagtTCGGGACCTCCTCATTTTTGCAAAgtaatcaaaaaatgttttgataaataactttattatttactattttactaaacttgatatttaaaatttaataaatcataactatAATCTAAGCAACattaaaacacttaattaaCACAGAATTGATAACGTATTGGAGGGATATTTCatcttattttcaataataataataacaataataataatttcttcgaGTTGTTGACCGCTGACGGCTGGATTCTATTATTAGTGCCAGTTGCGATATTTTGAGATTGGCCATGATACCActaataacaaacaattttagatAGGCCATGATGACATTTGGGATTTTCACAGCGAACCTATTGGACAAACATCAAAACTAGTCACTTGATCACATGCCTCTCGGAAATACGAATCTATTGATATATAAAAcgcattatttgaatttttgagATTGGCCATGATGGTTCTTAGGCGACGATTTCCTGTTTGTGTTTCTACCTATTGACGTCCCGCTGCCTACAGCAGTTTTCTACGAAGTTGGATGCTGTTTGCCTTTTAACATAATGATATAGGTACTACAGGAGGTTTTTTTTATCAGCAGAAATTTAGGACATGTATgtgtattgttaatattatactaagtgttgtaatacatgaattatattacataaaattacattatactgatttaaaatataatgctgTAATGCgcgtaaaagtattataatttataataggtgcCGTGtttgaatcatttaaaaaacttattttactgATTCAGTATTATACTAGAtacattcattaataattatacaactatagggtttttataaactcaataataaaaatcagtaagaTGTGTAGGAGGGGGTATGTAAATGGTCCACGATAATTTGTGTACATTTTGAAAGTGGTAAGTTGAATCattcagtataaaataaatattatttttttttttatgattttcagCGACTAGACTACGTGACTATGTCGCAGTTGTTTATCTAAATCCTCACTTTTACAATAATAGGGTTACCTTAGGTAAAAActgcaatttttatttaccaaaatgtaTCTGGTTcaatcatattttcaatatcatCTGGAAGCGAACTTATTGAAATAGGTAATCTACGCCATTCGTCATCAATGACTTGTATTCGtggttcattaatattaatgatacaagGAACTAATTTAATCAGATTGACAAGAGAAGGCTTAGTGTTTCTAAATTCTAATGACAAAGcattttttggtttaaaactaaataattctgTTAAGACAGGATCAGccatattatatctttttttcatttttaaagaaGATGTTTGTAAGAACTGACGACACCTTAAAAAGAAAAacgttgtttaaaatatttttcctatcttaaaaataaaccaaatgaTTATAGGTACCTTTCAAAAAAGTCTTTACGTtggttattattacttaaaatatccgGATTGTCCTTATGCATTAATACCTTAGTTCCCAGATACAGTTCATTATCTGTGATTTGATATTGCCCattcattgtatttttatttattagaggaGTTCTCATAACATAGTCtcttttcaaaaaacataatagaAGCTCTTTGTAGAGTGAAACAATCTTTTCATGCAAATCAGTAATAACAACAGAATCTGTCTGAAAGAATtggttaaaactaaaaaatataaataaagtgtaCTTAACTGTAAACAATTGATaacaagtaggtaggtatactaataaataatataataaaataaaaccttgTAAATTTAGGAAGAGCCCATTgcaagaaataataaaacaacttcATAAAAGGGTCATTCAAAGCAGCAAGGATATGTTCAGTTGACAGAAGCCGCTGTACTAAAACAGTATCTAAAAAGTATAATCTCAGCGCATCCTATTGTTCTATAACTCTGTCTACTATTGCAGTTAAAAACAGCCATCGAGTTTGCGACGgatgtaatattttatggggatccaaatttaaaaatgtttgaaactgAGAGAACTCGCATTGGCGTTTTGAAGAACtttttaaaaagttgaaaatatttctggCCAAATCTTCACATGATCTTTGTAACCGTTTACAGGCTTCACTTGCACAAAGGTGAGCCGAATTGCAAACACACTTCATTATGAAAATGCCTGGGAATTCTTTTTTCATTCTTGAAGCCACTAAATTATTCTCATCCATCATGGTATTACAACCATCGCTACCAAAACCAATAACACTACATTTCGGTATGCCATATAAAGTTAATGATtccattaaactattaaatagtttttcagCGGTATATAGTAGCGGTAATATAGGTCCCAAAATTTACTTTCTATCTTCCTCGATTTACTATCGAAAAACCtatgaaaataatcaaaatacaaaataattgtaaatacttaatactttttcAATAAACTGTGTTAAGTttttagtatatgtatatggtTGATAAAAATTACTGAATATCAGACTGAATTGACTAAGTATCTGCCTACCAAATGTTCTGctgatacaataaattatggtaattatttaagaaataaaatgtttttattcaaatatatttaagtacaaatatataaatacttttttaatataatctttaaaacactgaatatatatttatatgtaatataacttataagtaaattttaccCAAGAATGACGGCACCAATATCAGTAGATTCACCAGATAATATACTGAACTGTACAGTTTTTAGGTACGAAACAAGTTCTTTTTTCTGACAATAACCAATTAAATTTTTCGTAATTGAAGTTGTTTTTGTTCTTTtaagtgatatatttttagCTATTTCAGAATCTTTAAAACAACTTTTAAGAACATCCGTAAGGCGGTCAGTAGCAAGAAAGGCAATATTGTGTTCTGTCAAAAAtgcagttaattttatttctgccATTTTGACGTCAATATCTAATTTCGTTGGAGTTTTATTTGTAGTAAAAGTTTTTatcgatttttgttttatttctttacATGCTTCAATttctttatgtttttttaccATTGCCATGTGTTTTAATGTTAGATAACTCCGCGACCATTGTGAAATTACACAACTTACATTTGGCTTTGAAAGTATCGTTATCAACAGGAACcaaccatttttttaaattttcaactctGAGCCATTTTGAACGAAACTTCTGCGCCCTGTGTTTCGttggattttttatgatttttttaggtGGTGTTAAATGGATATCTTCCTCACTGTCGTTtaacatatttgaaaatttcaaataatagaaTTGTAGCACTCGAAATTACTCAATAAAGTTCTAACtaggtactttataataaattataaccactAAATCACGAGGAATGAATCAATAACAAACTAACAAAGACAATTGGATTATCCGTATTTTCTTGTGCATGTACGATGTACctcaaaaacaaaaacttgacaaaaacaatattatttcatattaatatcttCGGTAATTGGTATTtggtaataacataataatctcttaatcaataataataacaacatagaatatattttataaacattatattgcagttctttcaacattttaaataaaaaatagttatatttaggTTTTCATGGAATTctcgtatattatgtgtacgagAATAATGTTTCCTCGTACCTCGTACAAATGGTCCAAATTATAGTACAAGTACGAGAATTCTCGTACGTCTGGCAAGTGGCAACCCTGCTTTTACTTCTTGCTTTTTGTTTGGACGGTAGACGGTTGTCCCTATCCTCtgaaattctatattatacaaccGGTGGTGGGAACGACTATTATCTTTATTCAATGGTGGGAACGACTACCACCACTACCCCGCACTGCCAACACATACCTACGCATATACGCATACCAGCGCCGAGCGCGGCTCATACAATGAACTCATAGAGAGTGGAGCGTTGTTAGTCGTAGTGTGCAGTGTGCACTCTGTTTGCTGTCTTGTTCCAGTTCATCAGTTGCAGCGCTTCAGTCTTCCAAAAtccaaacacattttttttcacttatccAGATACATTAGTTTCATTCTCATAATTTGTTTGACTTGCATTTACTTCGTTTTCTCGGCCCAAATTTACAAAAAGGCAACACCATGATGTCGATAGTTGTACTGATAATAACTATCATCACTAGTATTGGTACCAAAGCCGACTTGCAGACAAATATATTTGGAGgcaagtacatattttattaaatttctcctttcatattttgttagaatttaactactatatttattcatattattactgttattatatatcaaaatatttttacaaattgtaagGTTtggcatgtttttttttaaaattaagttaatagacATTAAGcacataaattaagtttaaaatgaagtcaacaaatatcattaacttaacttaattaataagttaaattattatatatatatataaatgcatttaagaGGAATTAAAGTAAGTGGTAAGTGGTAATCGAAAAGTAAACTCGGTAAACTTGgacagtaatttaatattaatagtacctagataaatatttgataggtttattatgtatgtattttaagaCTTGTAGAGCTATAGCATTTATAGAActttattcattgtttattgttcagatcattaaaattaaaatttaaatgtgaatGTGCTAGCAAACCAGctctaaaaatctatttaatatgcGCTGACAAAAGAACagaattaaatcattttaaaagtcACTATTATGACATTCTAAGGACATATTGGATGTAAATAGAACATTGTGTTCTTAAGAATTTGGTAttgttgtatacaattaatattagtggtATATAATTGTAAGCACAAGTGTTCATgtatcaatattgtattttactataaacttTCTAGACTtctagttatattattacatgttaGGACATAACTTTTGATTACTATACGGTTATGAGTAGGGACCGGATTTATATGCACAAAAAATCCTCAAAATATGCTTTTAATAATgctgtaatatgttataatatatgtatttatttttaaacatatacttaaatatgcacttaaattttgtttaaatttatgtaaaaatatgtaaatgtattatgtaaaattatgtaacaatatttattaaattaaattaaataaaatttattaatggcattaaaaaagtataaaaaagcttttaatgtattttaaactcgATGCACACGGgcacaattttaaacataaaacgcAAGACACAGACTGACATCGAAAACTGACCGTGGAACACTTGAATTCTATTATATGAGCAAcgaatttatctatatatatattatatatgttgcaTATATCAGTGGCGTAATTAGGAATTTGTCTTAGGGGGGGATTTTCAAGTACAGTGGTGAGTGGTATCTGAGAAtccttttgtttttttaaaaatccttcaactaatatataggtacacaaaatgtcaaaatgtattaataaatgttgctttaaaattctacataatttgtacctatacaacattataataaattcttcaaaatgttaacattgaatatattaaaattaaattttacttttaaattaaataataattattaaaatattaaatttattttatttgtaatataatttaacagcTCTTTTTTTGTACTGTTTACAAAAGAATTTCTAATTTTCTTGGTTTTTTAGCCAACTCGTTAATCACATCATCAGGATTTAGTGAAATTGATTTATGAACAGCCATCATGGTTAAACCATTTAATCGatcctaaaattaataaaaattaccaataattattttaattttcaaataaaataaaactagatactttaataataattaatcacaataatatataattggaaGGTGGTATCCACAAATTTGTAAGcgcctaaaataattattagatatataaatatatcatagtacaaataggtataattgattttgttttaaatttataatattattgaaactaaTATCCAACCAGTAGTTAAgaggtaaattatttatgttagtaGTAAGAAGGAAtatgatattgaaaataaaatatagtaataatagtataatacatgtaataaacctattaaattttaaatttaagtattaaacttTATCTTACaaggtgaaataaaataataatatcaatttatattttatataatatattatattaaaactaagctTACCAGATGTTTATCAGCATCagacaaatttttattcacaaaggaaccaatatcattattgtaacaatgaagtatatttaagttttcaatctttaatttataaaaaaaaaaattaataatattttaatgtcctaaatatttaataaatctaattgtaataattgtatcattCTTACCttagtaatacctatatttttgtcTTCATcagattttggttttttttgaaaaaaagatagaattgtattttttctttttttttccataatgttataaaaattttagttgttattgaaaaataaataattttaaatttaataataatattataaaacaataaagcacggataaaatattaaaataataaccgtaGAGCACTGCATGTACTGTGTACAAttgtacgaataatattttatactatacgtcaACGTCAACCTCAAGTCTCAACAATAATaactacattaaataatatttgtaagaaatctttaatcgtggtttTTTCTTATTATCGGTATTTTCCATGTGCTTacctatttatagatttatataatggatagaatttctatttaatatattttgttgtgatGTCAGCACGATAAAACACATAATcccacaaattaataaataaatatacatattatataggctcTGGGGGGGGATCTATCCCCCTCATCCACCCCCTTAATTACGCCCCtggcatatattatatctttggaA encodes the following:
- the LOC132924981 gene encoding LOW QUALITY PROTEIN: uncharacterized protein LOC132924981 (The sequence of the model RefSeq protein was modified relative to this genomic sequence to represent the inferred CDS: deleted 1 base in 1 codon; substituted 1 base at 1 genomic stop codon); the protein is MLNDSEEDIHLTPPKKIIKNPTKHRAQKFRSKWLRVENLKKWLVPVDNDTFKAKCKLCNFTMVAELSNIKTHGNGKKHKEIEACKEIKQKSIKTFTTNKTPTKLDIDVKMAEIKLTAFLTEHNIAFLATDRLTDVLKSCFKDSEIAKNISLKRTKTTSITKNLIGYCQKKELVSYLKTVQFSILSGESTDIGAVILGLMESLTLYGIPKCSVIGFGSDGCNTMMDENNLVASRMKKEFPGIFIMKCVCNSAHLCASEACKRLQRSCEDLARNIFNFLKSSSKRQCEFSQFQTFLNLDPHKILHPSQTRWLFLTAIVDRVIEQXDALRLYFLDTVLVQRLLSTEHILAALNDPFMKLFYYFLQWALPKFTSFNQFFQTDSVVITDLHEKIVSLYKELLLCFLKRDYVMRTPLINKNTMNGQYQITDNELYLGTKVLMHKDNPDILSNNNQRKDFFERCRQFLQTSSLKMKKRYNMADPVLTELFSFKPKNALSLEFRNTKPSLVNLIKLVPCIININEPRIQVIDDEWRRLPISISSLPDDIENMIEPDTFW